The Deltaproteobacteria bacterium genome segment CGGAGTTTGCGCAGGGCCTTGGCCTCGATCTGCCGGATGCGCTCGCGGGTGACCGAAAAGTCGCGCCCCACCTCTTCCAATGTGTGGTCGGAGCGCTCGCCGATGCCGAAGCGCATGCGCAGAACTTTTTCCTCGCGCGGGGTGAGGGTGGAAAGCACCGATTTGGTCTGGTCGGAAAGATTAAAATTGAGCGCCGCCTCGTTGGGGGAGACAATCGATTTGTCCTCGATAAAATCCCCCAGATGGCTGTCCTCCTCCTCCCTTCAGCAGTTGGTGGGAGGCCGCCTCGGCGGGAGGCAGCGCCGCGTGGTCCTCGATGAAATCCCCCAGGTGGCTGTCCTCCTCCTCGCCGATGGGGGTCTCCAGCGAGATCGGCTCCTTGGCGATTTTCAGCACCTTTCTTACCTTTTCGAGCGGGAGCTCCATTTTTTCGGCGATCTCCTCGGGCGTCGGCTCGCGGCCCAGCGCCTGCACCAGATAGCGGGAGGTGCGGATGAGCTTGTTGATGGTCTCGATCATGTGCACCGGGATGCGGATGGTGCGCGCCTGGTCGGCAATGGCGCGGGTGATGGCCTGGCGGATCCACCAGGTGGCGTAGGTGGAAAACTTGTAGCCGCGCTTGTATTCGAACTTGTCCACCGCCTTCATGAGGCCGATGTTGCCCTCCTGAATGAGATCCAGAAACTGGAGCCCGCGGTTGGTGTATTTTTTGGCGATGGAGACGACAAGCCTTAAATTCGCCTCCACCAAGTCGGCCTTGGCGCGGTCGGCCTCCGATTCGGCATACTTCAGTTCGCGGTAGGTGCGCTTCAGGTCGTTGATGTTGGCCTCGTAGTTGAGCTCGATCTTCCGCGTTTGTTTGGCCGCCTCGAGGATGGCCTCCGTGACGGAGAAAATCTCTTGCCGGGGTCTGCCGGTTACCTGCATCAGCTTGCGCTGGAGATAGTTGCTCTTCCTGATTTTTTTAGAGATGTCGACGCCCTCTTCGGGTTCGAGTTTAAGCCACCGGCATTTGTCCCGGATAAGCCTCTCCTGCCCCTCGATCGATTCGATGGTCTCCTTGATCCGGTTGGTGATGCGGTTGATGGTGTCACGGCTGAAATTGATTTCGCGAAGACAGGCGACCATCTTCATCTGCACCTCGCTTCGCTTTTCCTCCGCCTCCTTCCGGTTGGCCTCGCGGAGCCTTTTATTTTGCGCCTTGTGGTTGTGCTTGTTGAACTCCTTGGCGAATCCCTTCATCCTGCCGATGAGCTTTAAGACCCGGACGCGATGCTCCTGCTCTATCTTGGATGTGTCAACCTCCACGCCGGCCTCCATTTCGTCCAGCTCTTTGATGATTTCAAGGACACGGAGCGAACCCTTGCTTAATTTTTCCCCCATCTCGAGAATTTCCTGCCTGCCGATGGCGGAGCCAAGGATGATTTGCAGAACCTGGTCTTCCCACTTTTCAATCCTTTTCGCGATGACCACCTCCCCCTCGCGGGTCAAAAGGGGCACTTGGCCCATCTTGCGCAGATAGAGCCGCACCGGATCGTTGGCACGGCTGGCGGTGTCGGCCGCCTCAAATTCGGTTGGTTCGGGGGTTTCGGCCGTCTCTTCCTCCCCCTTGTCCGCCTGGACGGCCGGTTCGGCGCCCCCCTTTTTGGCGGCGAGCCTCAAGTCGTCTTCGCCATCCACGATTTCGATATCAAGGTCGTCAAACAGCGAGAGGACGTCGTCGATTTCGGAAGCGGAGATGATGTCGGTGGGGAGGGCGCTGTTCACCTCGTCGAAGGTGAGGAACCCCTTTTCCTTGCCGCGGTCGATGAGTTGCTGAACCCCCTTGATGTCGACCGGTTTGCGCGCCGGCTGTTGTTCGATGGTTGCTTTTTCCATAAAGCCTGTTACCCGGCTTATCCCGTTAATTATTTTGTTGCAGTTGCCTGATCCCCTTGGCCAGTTCGTCTTTTCGGACCAGGAGTTCGAAAATTTGGTCTTTGTTTTCCCTCAACTCGGCCATCTGGACTTCACGGGTGATTTTTTTCAGTTCGCCTTTCAACTTTTCGAGCTTCCAGCGGTTTAAGCAATCGGCGGCCGCTTTTTTCAGATCCTCTCCTTCCGGCCATAATTCGCTGGCAACCGCCAGTTCGCTGACAAGCGCCGGTTCGAAACCGGAGCCCCCGTTCAAAAATCTTTCGAGGCCCGCAGATCGCAACCGGGAGAAATTTTCTTCCACCGTCAGCGCGAGCATCTTCAGGTTTTCGTCTTCAAATTGTTGGAATAATTCCCGGTTAAGAACGCCCGCCACCGCGCAAGGGTCTCTGACATAAAGCTCCAACAGGATTCTTTCAAGCGAAATCTTTCGCTCCGGAATCCTGCCGGGGGTCAGGGTATGCGCCTCCCCTTTTTGCCGGGCCTTGAGAGACTTGAGCGAAACCTCGTCTGTTCCCAAAAACTGGGATACGCGGGAGAGATACCCCTTTTTTTCAAGTTCCGAAGGGAGCGCCTCGATAAAGGGGAGCAAGCGTTTGGCGGACTCCACCCGATCGCTCACTTTAAGGCCGCTGTTTTGGAGCCCCTCGGAAAGCAATTCTTCCATGGCCGGGCCCGCGCCGGAGATGACCCGTCTTAATTTTTCTCCGCCGTGGCGCTGGATGAATGAATCCGGATCCTCCCCGTCCGGAAGAGAAACCAGGCGGGGGTGAAAGCCCGCCTCAAACAAAAGCCAAAGGGCCCGCTCGGCCGCTTTTTTTCCGGCCGTGTCGCCGTCGAACATGAGGGTAAACTTTTCGGCGCTTCGTCGCAAGGTGTTGATCTGCGAAAGGGTGAGCGCTGTCCCGAGGGGCGCGACGCAATTTTGAATCCCCGCCTGATGGAGGCGGATCAAGTCCATATACCCTTCCACCAGAATCACCTCTCCGGTCTCACGGATGGCCTTTTTGGCTTGAGCCAACCCGTAGACGCTCAAGCCTTTGTGATAGATGGGCGACTCCGGCGAGTTGATGTATTTGGCCTCGTCAGCGGGGGCCCCTGGGTCACTGACCCTTGGGTCACCGACCCTTCGGCCGCCGAAGCCGATGATTCTTCCCTCGAAATCGATGATGGGAAACATCAGGCGGTTTCGAAAAAAATCATAGGGCGATCCGTCTTTTCGTTTGCGGGTCAAACCCAGGATTTCGGCGTAATTCTGCGGGACATTTTTTGATTTCAAAAAATGGGCCAGTCCCTCCCACGAGTCCGGGGCAAAGCCGAGACGGAATTCCTCGACAGTCTGCAAAGAGAGGCCCCTTTTTTTCAGGTAGTCGCGGACGGCCGCGCCGCCCGGTTTTTTCAGGCAGTCGGCAAAATACCAGGCGGCGTACCGGTTGACCTTGTAGAGAACCTCCCGACTGTCCTGTTCCTCCCTCGCTTTTTTGTCTTTTTTGTCGAATGCCGGAAGAACCACCCCAGTCCGGTCGGCCAGCTTTTTCACCGCCTCGGGAAAAGAGAGATTTTCCATCTTCATCAGAAAGCCGAAGAGGTTTCCCCCCTCCGCGCATCCAAAACAGTGAAAAATCCGCTTTTCGGGGGTGACGATGAAAGAGGGGGTCTTTTCCGCATGGAAAGGGCACAACCCTTTGTAATACCTGCCGGTTTTTTTCAGCGGGACATATTCGGAAACCAGCGCGACGATATCAAGCCGATTGGAGATTTCATCAAGTTTGTCCTGGGGAATCATTGTTTTACCGTTTATCGGGGAATGCTAGGAAAAGTTGCTAGGAAAGTGAACTTAATTTTTGTTTTACTTTTTCGGAGAGGAGTTTTCCGTCCGCGCGCCCGGCGGTTTTCTCCTTCAGCGCTTTCATCACTGTTCCCATGTCTTTGGGACCTTTGGCTCCGGTTGCGGAGACCGCCTCGGCGACCAGCGCGTCGATTTCGCCTTCACTGAACGGTTTGGGAAGGAAATCCTCGATGACGCGAAGTTCATCTTCTTCCTTTTTGACCAGATCGGCGCGGTTCCCTTTTTTAAACTGGTCAATCGACTCGTGCCTCTGCTTGACCATGGTGGAAAGACACGCGAAGAATTCGGCTTCGGAAAGGGGGTGGATCAGCTCGATTTCCTTGTTTTTCACCGATGTCTTGATCAGCCGGAGGGCGCCGAGGCGGACGGAATTCTGCGCCTTCATGGCCTGTTTGATTTCTTCATCCAGTTTTTGAATGATGTTCATCAAAATTCCCATTCGCGTTCCCGGCGGGTGGAGCGCTTGCGCGCGGCCTGGCTTTTTTTCTTCTTTTTGACTGAGGGCTTTTCGTAATGCTCGCGTTTCCGGATTTCGGCGATGATGCCGGCCTTTTCGCACTGCTTTTTAAAGCGGCGGATGGCGCTTTCGAGGCTTTCGCCGTCTTTAACAATAACGGTTGTCATGAAATAAAAAAATCACCCCGCTTTCGGTTTGTTTGGCGGTTATCACAGCCGCTATTTCTTGTAAACCTTTTCCTCTTCAAACACCTTTTTGGCGATAATCTTGCCTTCGCCGTTTTCGATCTTCCGGAAAAAACAGCTCCGGTACCCCTCATGGCAGGCGGCGACTTTCTGGATCACCTTGACGAGCAGGCAATCGGCGTCGCAGTCGTAGTAGACCTCCTTCACCTCCTGGGTGTGGCCGGAGGTCTCCCCTTTGATCCACATCTTTTTTCGCGAACGGGAATAGAAGGTGACGTACGGGCCTTCAAGCGTCTTTTGCACCGCCTCGCGGTTCATGTAGGCGACCATCAGGACCTCACTCGTTTCCATGTCCTGAATCACCGCGGGTATGAGGCCGTTGGCGTCGAATTTAAGTTTATCGATCAGGGATTGAGTCATGTCATCGGAATAAAAAACGTCCGTCCACCACTACAACATGGCGGACGGACGTTTCATTATCTTTCAGTTTGTGAGGATTACCAGCGGGAACCTCCGCCGCCGTAACCGCCGCGATTGCCGCGGTCTCCGCGGTCTCGATCGCGTCCGAAGCCTGCGCCTCCCCGGCCTCCGCCGCGTCCGCCGCGTCCGCCACCGGCATCACGGGGCACCATGGGACGGGCCTCGTTGACCTTGAGGGCTCTTCCGCCCACATCTTTGCCGTTTAAGGCCTCAATGGCCTTTAAGGCTTCTTCGTCATTTTCCATTTCGACAAACCCGAAGCCTTTCGACTGGCCCGAAAATTTGTCCTTAATGACGCTGGCTGACAACACCGCCCCAAACGGGGCGGCCATTTCGTTTAACTGCGCATCATCGACTGAATAGGGGAGATTCCCCACATATAGTTTCTTAGTCACAATTGACTCCTTGTCATTGTTTTCTCTTAAGCGGCTGGCGAGACACTGGCAGGTCGTCCTAAGGGCGGCTTACACTTGATCTCATCGTCTCTTAAGAAATGCATCTTTACTCTACCACAGGCCGTAACCGGAGGGCAATAAAAAATTATCTTTTAATATCAGCAAGTTAAACAATTATCCGGACAGGCACCCCTTTTTTGGCGAGGTATTCCTTGGCCTCACCGATGGTAAATTCCCGGTAGTGAAAGATCGATGCGGCCAAAACGGCTTCGGCTCCAGCGGTCATTAATCCCTCGTAGAGATGCTCGAGAGTCCCCACACCCCCCGATGCAATCACGGGAATCGTGGTGGCATCAACCACGGCACGGGTCAACTCGATGTCGTAACCGATTTTGGTTCCGTCACGGTCCATACTGGTGAGCAAAAGTTCGCCGGCCCCGTATTGTTCCATTTTTTGCGCCCAGGCGATGGCGTCAAGGCCTGTGGCGTTACGGCCGCCGTGGGTATAAACTTCGAAGATGGAAGATGGAAGATCGAAGGTAGAGGATGCACCTTTGTTTTCCATCTTCGATCTTCGATCTTCGATCTTTCGCTTTGTGTCGATCGCCACGACGATACATTGGCTTCCGAAAATCGAAGCCGCTTCCTTCACAAATTCGGCCCGCTCCACTGCCGCGGTGTTGA includes the following:
- a CDS encoding DNA primase, producing MIPQDKLDEISNRLDIVALVSEYVPLKKTGRYYKGLCPFHAEKTPSFIVTPEKRIFHCFGCAEGGNLFGFLMKMENLSFPEAVKKLADRTGVVLPAFDKKDKKAREEQDSREVLYKVNRYAAWYFADCLKKPGGAAVRDYLKKRGLSLQTVEEFRLGFAPDSWEGLAHFLKSKNVPQNYAEILGLTRKRKDGSPYDFFRNRLMFPIIDFEGRIIGFGGRRVGDPRVSDPGAPADEAKYINSPESPIYHKGLSVYGLAQAKKAIRETGEVILVEGYMDLIRLHQAGIQNCVAPLGTALTLSQINTLRRSAEKFTLMFDGDTAGKKAAERALWLLFEAGFHPRLVSLPDGEDPDSFIQRHGGEKLRRVISGAGPAMEELLSEGLQNSGLKVSDRVESAKRLLPFIEALPSELEKKGYLSRVSQFLGTDEVSLKSLKARQKGEAHTLTPGRIPERKISLERILLELYVRDPCAVAGVLNRELFQQFEDENLKMLALTVEENFSRLRSAGLERFLNGGSGFEPALVSELAVASELWPEGEDLKKAAADCLNRWKLEKLKGELKKITREVQMAELRENKDQIFELLVRKDELAKGIRQLQQNN
- a CDS encoding GatB/YqeY domain-containing protein, yielding MNIIQKLDEEIKQAMKAQNSVRLGALRLIKTSVKNKEIELIHPLSEAEFFACLSTMVKQRHESIDQFKKGNRADLVKKEEDELRVIEDFLPKPFSEGEIDALVAEAVSATGAKGPKDMGTVMKALKEKTAGRADGKLLSEKVKQKLSSLS
- a CDS encoding 30S ribosomal protein S21; translated protein: MTTVIVKDGESLESAIRRFKKQCEKAGIIAEIRKREHYEKPSVKKKKKSQAARKRSTRREREWEF
- the hisI gene encoding phosphoribosyl-AMP cyclohydrolase → MTQSLIDKLKFDANGLIPAVIQDMETSEVLMVAYMNREAVQKTLEGPYVTFYSRSRKKMWIKGETSGHTQEVKEVYYDCDADCLLVKVIQKVAACHEGYRSCFFRKIENGEGKIIAKKVFEEEKVYKK
- a CDS encoding RNA-binding protein, whose translation is MTKKLYVGNLPYSVDDAQLNEMAAPFGAVLSASVIKDKFSGQSKGFGFVEMENDEEALKAIEALNGKDVGGRALKVNEARPMVPRDAGGGRGGRGGGRGGAGFGRDRDRGDRGNRGGYGGGGSRW
- the hisF gene encoding imidazole glycerol phosphate synthase subunit HisF — encoded protein: MLTKRIIPCLDVKSGRVVKGVKFVGLRDAGDPVEIVGRYDEEGADELCFLDITASHEKRKIILDVVEKTASRVFMPLTVGGGVRTLQDIRDLLNAGADKVSINTAAVERAEFVKEAASIFGSQCIVVAIDTKRKIEDRRSKMENKGASSTFDLPSSIFEVYTHGGRNATGLDAIAWAQKMEQYGAGELLLTSMDRDGTKIGYDIELTRAVVDATTIPVIASGGVGTLEHLYEGLMTAGAEAVLAASIFHYREFTIGEAKEYLAKKGVPVRIIV